The genomic region ACATTGATTAAGTATTTTTTGGGATAAAAGGTAATTAATGAGCGATAAAAGAAACCAATTTGAATAAAGTAATCCTTCTTATAGTTTTCTATACCCTTAAAATCAATTTCGGTATGAGTTTTTTCGTCCATATCAAAAGTCGCATAAAATAAACTGGCAAAGAAGTTGCCAAGAATTTCATAGATTTCGTCAAAAACATTTTTGTAATCGTTATTATTAATACTAGAAATGTTGTTTTTAAAATAAAGGTAAATGTCATTTCGTAAGTCGGAGTCATAGCGTAGAAAACTAAATTTAACATTGAGGTAATTTAAAGTACCAAAAAGATACTTAATTAAGTAATAATCATTAGTCTTTCCGGTGTCATATTTTCAGATTTCATTTTCACCATGTAATAATTGTAAATAATTATTTCCTGCGATTAAAGTTTTATTAAATCCTGAAATGTAAAATTAAAAAGGACACTTATATAAAAAACAAATTGTGTTAATTCTATAATTAAGAAAAGAAAGGAATTAGCACAATGTATAAGTATCTGACTATTGAATCAATAATAGCAATAAAAGAATATAAAAGTTATGGATTTTCTATTCGTAAAATAGCAAAAGCAATTGATTATAGTAAATCAACTGTACACAGAGTTTGTAAATTATTAAATCAAAACTTATTACCATTAGAAATATTGAATCAAGTTCAAAAAAATAAACAAAATGCAGGTAGAAAATTAATAATTTTAACTTTAACAGAAATTAATACTATCAATCATTTGTTAATTACTAAAAATTATGCTCTTGATATAATTGCTGATTTTTTAAAGAAAAATAAAATAAAAAATATTTCAACAAAAACTTTATATAACATGTTTAAAACAAATCGAATGGGTTTTGATGAAAAAAATTTATTGAGAAAAGGCAAAAATAAACCTCATAAACAAAAAGAAACTAGGGGCAGAATTAATAATTGTAAATCTATTCATGAAAGAAATTTAATCATTCCAAATATTAAAAATATACAAGAATTTGGCCATTTAGAGGGAGATACTATCGTTGGTAAAGATCATAAAAGTTCTATTATTACTTTAGCTGATCTATGATCAAAAACCACAATTCCTTTGAAAACTAAAAATCATAAAGCAGAAAGTATTACACAAAGTATAATAAAATTTATTTCAAAATTAATACCAGGAACAATTAAAACTATTACTTTTGATCGTGGTAAAGAATTTAGTAAATGAAAATTAATTGAAAAAAATTGTAATGTTAAAATTTATTTTGCAGATGCCGGAAAACCTTGTCAAAGAGGTTTAAATGAGAACAATAATGGTATTTTAAGAAGATATTTACCAAAATCTACTGATTTATCTTCATATAAACAAAAAGACTTAAATTCTATAGCATTTCAAATTAATTCTACACCCAGAAAATCATTATCTTATAAAAGACCAATAGATTTAATACAATTATTTTAAAAAACTGTCCCATTTATATTTACAATTCAGGAATATGATTAATAAATTTTTTCTCACAAGCAACATGCAAATATCGTTTATCACTAAATAGATGTAAACATCAGCGACATATTTTATAATCTATCTTTCCTTTCAAAATTTAAAAACCCTTTTCATCGCAAGAATTACAGATTCCAACTGTATTTTTATTACCAATGACATAGCTTTCGCTGTCGCATTCAATACAAAATATTACTGCCAAAAGAAAACACCCCCTAAAAGTTTGTAGAAAACAAAATCTTGTCATATGTATATGGTTTCTACAGATTTTTTAGTAAAACTTATTGCTTCTTATTTTTAAATGTGATATATTTTGTAATGAACTTACATTATGCGAGTGTAGTTTAATGGCAGAACTTCAGCCTTCCAAGCTGATTGTGTGGGTTCGATTCCCATCACTCGCTCCATTAGATAAATAAAACTAGACTTTTAGAAGTCTAGTTTTTTGTTGTATAATTCATAAGAGTGAGGAAATAGTGATGTTAAGTAGTGAAAAGATACGAAGTGATAATAAGTTAAGAAGTATTTTTTTTGTTTTGTGGCAAGCACTAATTCCTGGGTTGATGATTTGATTACTTTTAGATCCGCAATTAAATTTATTAAAATTGAATTTTAAAGATAGTATTGCTTTTGGATATATGTTTTTAATTGGAATGGGAATGCTACTATATGCTTTTATTACAACATTAGTTTGTTTTTTATGTGGTTATC from Spiroplasma endosymbiont of Lonchoptera lutea harbors:
- a CDS encoding IS30 family transposase, whose amino-acid sequence is MYKYLTIESIIAIKEYKSYGFSIRKIAKAIDYSKSTVHRVCKLLNQNLLPLEILNQVQKNKQNAGRKLIILTLTEINTINHLLITKNYALDIIADFLKKNKIKNISTKTLYNMFKTNRMGFDEKNLLRKGKNKPHKQKETRGRINNCKSIHERNLIIPNIKNIQEFGHLEGDTIVGKDHKSSIITLADLWSKTTIPLKTKNHKAESITQSIIKFISKLIPGTIKTITFDRGKEFSKWKLIEKNCNVKIYFADAGKPCQRGLNENNNGILRRYLPKSTDLSSYKQKDLNSIAFQINSTPRKSLSYKRPIDLIQLF
- a CDS encoding DxFTY motif-containing membrane protein; the protein is MMLSSEKIRSDNKLRSIFFVLWQALIPGLMIWLLLDPQLNLLKLNFKDSIAFGYMFLIGMGMLLYAFITTLVCFLCGYHQQEQFIYSIIVMLEFVVLYLTSLWLLSVFWRFIIAISLAILGTLVMTIIVMTITNYFLNCKYKWDSFLK